A window of the Branchiostoma lanceolatum isolate klBraLanc5 chromosome 13, klBraLanc5.hap2, whole genome shotgun sequence genome harbors these coding sequences:
- the LOC136446978 gene encoding uncharacterized protein yields MAEQGREVVPQERQGAAGQPQPVQPQPIQPPAVQPHALQPPAVQPPAVQPPAVQPPAVQPPAVQPPMPALEVQWGSAVLRIYNENLALGFGVAAGLGIGIAAFYFGNVNLALPAIRRAIERRDPDNPDQPADPQVGEGVREGSLLVPVIFYSQLGYQYFTSILSGPFLKACLQTELEKVGYKEPIDVSVEKWELPNLPEGGVGPLMGMMRVQDWLAEIPEKVSLPDTAARDSGIPEDVSSIAGVSTVAPWEDVEEEEAGPSQAKPARLPQQPPAQVTPTAQQAELQEGPLKRHRARLLQHKDSPTAQTWLKAYSCLERGEAMVTRGGYQEGEGVEHLLEGIIPMESVSPGDVNTILYGQSGLHLDKPKLNQLTSTQLQANPNSTPCLLLQALQLPYGHSRQQAINHVIDIVLQHGETDPMYKHLAHMYYALGYTIWQTTRQPAPALSAYASALMHKSDHLPTLFFTAWCSMDVSVPQAIRQFHHYIHTAPIDHDLVPHAHYRLVTLYGQQDPSVHRDRILHHYNMARQADRNRLPVFNQTPSFITNPARRVYDQVMAQTGK; encoded by the exons ATGGCAGAACAAGGAAGAGAGGTTGTACCTCAGGAAAGGCAGGGTGCAGCAGGGCAACCACAACCTGTACAACCACAACCTATACAACCACCTGCTGTACAACCACATGCTCTACAACCACCTGCTGTACAACCCCCTGCTGTACAACCACCTGCTGTACAACCACCTGCTGTACAACCACCTGCTGTACAACCACCCATGCCAGCATTAGAGGTACAATGGGGGAGTGCTGTCCTCCGAATCTACAATGAAAACTTGGCCCTTGGGTTTGGGGTAGCTGCTGGTTTGGGCATTGGAATCGCTGCCTTCTACTTTGGAAATGTCAATCTTGCACTGCCAGCAATCCGCAGGGCTATCGAGAGGAGGGACCCTGACAACCCCGACCAGCCAGCCGACCCacaggtgggggagggggtgcggGAAGGCTCCCTCCTGGTTCCTGTCATCTTCTACTCCCAGCTGGGCTACCAATACTTCACCTCCATCCTGAGCGGCCCCTTCCTTAAGGCCTGCCTCCAGACAGAGCTGGAGAAGGTCGGCTATAAGGAGCCCATCGACGTGAGTGTGGAGAAGTGGGAGCTACCAAACCTGCCGGAGGGGGGAGTAGGGCCGCTGATGGGGATGATGAGAGTTCAGGACTGGCTGGCAGAAATACCAGAAAAG gtaaGCCTCCCTGACACAGCAGCAAGGGATTCTGGGATACCCGAGGATGTGTCCTCTATAGCAGGTGTCTCTACTGTTGCACCATGGGAGGATGTAGAGGAGGAAGAGGCTGGACCATCCCAGGCTAAACCAGCCAGACTTCCCCAGCAGCCTCCAGCACAGGTCACACCTACTGCACAGCAGGCTGAGCTACAGGAGGGCCCACTGAAGAGGCATAGAGCCAGGCTACTGCAGCACAAGGACTCACCAACTGCACAGACATGGCTCAAGGCCTACAGCTGCCTGGAGAGGGGGGAGGCCATGGTGACAAGAGGGGGGTaccaggagggggagggggtggagcACCTGCTGGAGGGGATCATACCGATGGAGTCTGTGTCACCTGGTGATGTTAACACAATCCTGTATGGCCAGTCCGGACTGCACCTGGACAAACCAAAGCTGAATCAACTCACTTCCACACAGCTCCAGGCTAACCCTAACAGCACCCCCTGTCTGCTCTTACAGGCACTGCAGCTTCCCTATGGACACAGCCGACAGCAGGCCATAAACCATGTGATCGACATTGTTCTACAGCATGGAGAAACAGACCCCATGTACAAACATCTGGCTCACATGTACTATGCTTTAGGCTATACAATATGGCAGACCACCAGACAACCAGCCCCAGCCCTATCTGCCTATGCCAGCGCCCTTATGCACAAATCTGACCACCTGCCAACCCTGTTCTTCACAGCATGGTGTTCCATGGATGTGTCTGTCCCACAGGCCATCAGGCAGTTTCACCACTACATCCACACGGCTCCTATAGACCATGATTTGGTGCCCCATGCTCATTACCGCCTGGTTACCCTGTACGGCCAGCAGGACCCATCTGTCCACAGGGACAGAATCCTGCACCACTACAACATGGCCAGGCAGGCTGACAGGAACAGGCTGCCTGTGTTTAACCAAACCCCCAGTTTTATAACAAACCCAGCCAGGAGGGTGTATGATCAAGTCATGGCACAGACTGGCAAGTGA